The following coding sequences are from one Halomicrobium zhouii window:
- a CDS encoding DUF7525 family protein, which translates to MATTTQSDFGVGLGLLFSLVALGAAIATTVLGYNYAIAHAAGEAAGTTQITAAVAFGVALLAGGLAVSAIHVYDN; encoded by the coding sequence ATGGCTACGACGACGCAGTCCGACTTCGGCGTCGGTCTCGGACTCCTCTTCTCGCTGGTCGCCCTCGGCGCGGCCATCGCGACGACCGTACTCGGTTACAACTACGCTATCGCTCACGCCGCCGGCGAAGCGGCCGGAACGACCCAGATAACCGCCGCCGTCGCGTTCGGTGTCGCGCTGCTGGCCGGTGGCCTCGCCGTATCCGCCATACACGTCTACGATAACTGA
- a CDS encoding phosphate uptake regulator PhoU encodes METRKVQRLGPSTLAMTLPAEWASAHNVEKGDEVSLRMGGKGTLTVLPESVQSEESEAIIYAENLDASSVERAIVAQYVLGRRIIHVEAAEGETLDSAHINAVYNAETQLMGLGVIEETPERIAIRCSVDPEDFTLDNLLERLESTGSTMRNEAIKALANSNPDLAQRALNRERQANKIFVLLLRLIFTAYQNPNLARAVGLEDGFPLIGYRSIAKNLELTADNAEDIAEISLEADDHSLSIDSSTMRRIREFTDQVDELTELAVQAAVERDYDLAIEVKELFEEIGDREHEILRDLPEMSNESLLEVREVLVSLQQTAGFAVRNSEIATNLALNEQSEHTTIQ; translated from the coding sequence ATGGAAACCCGGAAAGTCCAGCGCCTGGGTCCGTCGACCCTCGCGATGACGCTCCCCGCGGAGTGGGCGAGTGCACACAACGTCGAGAAGGGCGACGAGGTGTCGCTCAGAATGGGTGGCAAGGGAACGCTGACCGTGCTACCGGAATCGGTCCAGTCCGAAGAGTCCGAGGCGATCATCTACGCCGAGAACCTCGACGCCAGCTCCGTCGAACGGGCCATCGTCGCCCAGTACGTCCTCGGCCGTCGGATCATCCACGTCGAGGCCGCCGAGGGCGAGACGCTCGATTCGGCCCACATCAACGCCGTCTACAACGCAGAGACCCAGTTGATGGGCCTCGGCGTCATCGAGGAGACCCCCGAACGGATCGCGATCCGGTGTTCCGTCGACCCCGAGGACTTCACCCTCGACAACCTCCTCGAACGGCTCGAATCCACCGGGAGCACCATGCGCAACGAGGCGATCAAGGCGCTGGCCAACAGCAATCCGGACCTCGCCCAGCGCGCGCTCAACCGGGAGCGCCAGGCCAACAAGATATTCGTTCTCCTCCTGCGCCTCATCTTCACCGCCTACCAGAACCCGAACCTGGCGCGGGCCGTCGGCCTGGAGGACGGGTTCCCCCTGATCGGCTACCGGTCGATCGCCAAGAACCTCGAACTCACCGCAGACAACGCCGAGGACATCGCCGAAATCTCCCTGGAGGCCGACGACCACTCCCTGTCGATCGACTCCTCGACGATGCGCCGGATCCGCGAGTTCACCGACCAGGTCGACGAACTTACCGAACTGGCGGTCCAGGCCGCCGTCGAACGCGACTACGACCTGGCCATCGAGGTGAAAGAGCTGTTCGAGGAGATCGGTGACCGGGAACACGAGATCCTTCGCGACCTGCCGGAGATGTCGAACGAGAGCCTGCTGGAGGTCCGTGAGGTGCTCGTCAGCCTCCAGCAGACAGCGGGGTTCGCCGTCCGGAACTCCGAGATTGCCACGAACCTGGCGCTCAACGAGCAGTCCGAGCACACGACCATCCAGTGA
- a CDS encoding carbon-nitrogen family hydrolase: protein MKLALAQFRIASAAVEANTERALSTIADAAEQGADLVALPEIFNVGYFAFDAYARRAESLDGETLSRIRQAAVEHDVAVLAGSIVEDLAASAAAGFETPANEGYANTAVLFDADGARRVTYRKRHLFGYGSAEQDLLVPGETIETAAVGGFTVGVTTCYDLRFPELYRDLVDAGATLALVPSAWPYPRVEHWELFTRTRAVENQLYVGAVNGVGEFEEATLLGRSAVYDPWGTTLASANDEEALVVADIDPDRVEEVRREFPALADRR from the coding sequence GTGAAACTCGCGCTCGCACAGTTTCGTATCGCGAGCGCCGCCGTCGAAGCGAACACCGAGCGCGCGCTGTCGACCATCGCGGACGCGGCCGAGCAGGGGGCGGACCTGGTCGCGCTCCCGGAGATATTCAACGTCGGCTACTTCGCCTTCGACGCGTACGCGCGCCGCGCCGAATCCCTCGACGGCGAGACGCTCTCACGGATACGCCAGGCCGCCGTCGAACACGACGTCGCCGTGCTCGCGGGGAGTATCGTCGAGGACCTGGCCGCCAGCGCGGCGGCGGGGTTCGAGACGCCGGCCAACGAGGGGTACGCGAACACTGCCGTCCTCTTCGACGCGGACGGCGCACGCCGCGTGACCTATCGAAAGCGCCACCTGTTCGGATACGGCTCCGCCGAGCAGGACCTGCTGGTCCCCGGCGAAACGATCGAGACTGCAGCAGTCGGCGGGTTCACGGTCGGCGTCACGACGTGTTACGACCTGCGATTTCCCGAACTGTATCGGGACCTGGTCGACGCCGGGGCGACCCTCGCGCTCGTCCCGAGCGCCTGGCCGTACCCGCGCGTCGAACACTGGGAGCTGTTCACCCGGACCCGCGCCGTCGAAAATCAGCTGTACGTCGGCGCCGTCAACGGCGTCGGGGAGTTCGAGGAGGCGACGTTGCTCGGCCGGTCGGCCGTCTACGACCCGTGGGGGACGACGCTCGCGAGCGCCAACGACGAGGAGGCGCTCGTGGTCGCCGATATCGACCCCGACCGTGTCGAGGAGGTTCGACGCGAGTTCCCGGCGCTCGCCGACCGACGGTAA
- a CDS encoding DUF7123 family protein, giving the protein MGQFSEEDRRILDYLRDSVARGESYFRAKNIAEQLGLSSKQVGARLPRLAEEAEEVDIEKWGRARSTTWRVTPS; this is encoded by the coding sequence ATGGGTCAGTTCAGCGAGGAAGACCGCCGCATTCTCGATTACCTCCGGGATAGCGTCGCGCGTGGTGAGAGTTACTTCCGCGCGAAGAACATCGCTGAGCAGCTCGGCCTCTCGTCCAAGCAAGTCGGCGCTCGCCTCCCCCGCCTGGCGGAGGAGGCAGAAGAGGTCGACATCGAGAAGTGGGGTCGTGCGCGCTCGACGACGTGGCGAGTCACGCCCAGTTAG
- a CDS encoding SRPBCC family protein, which yields MTIRVQRELVVDASPERVWAFIADPDRRAEPLSVVEDWTVHDDGSATWQVALPIPIVDRTITVETKDVDRRQNEYVKFTGKSSVMRVSGEHRLEAVDGGTRLTNTFVVDGRLPGVERFFERNLDRELSNLEDALRADLEDGS from the coding sequence ATGACGATCCGGGTCCAGCGTGAGCTCGTCGTGGACGCCTCCCCGGAGCGAGTGTGGGCGTTCATCGCGGATCCGGACAGGCGCGCCGAACCGCTCAGCGTCGTCGAGGACTGGACAGTCCACGACGATGGCTCGGCGACCTGGCAGGTCGCGTTGCCGATTCCCATCGTCGACCGGACCATCACCGTCGAGACGAAAGACGTCGACCGTCGCCAGAACGAGTACGTGAAGTTCACCGGCAAGTCGAGCGTGATGCGCGTCAGCGGCGAACACCGGCTGGAGGCGGTCGACGGCGGGACGCGACTCACGAACACCTTCGTCGTCGACGGCCGGTTGCCGGGCGTCGAGCGGTTCTTCGAGCGGAACCTCGACAGGGAACTGTCCAACCTGGAGGACGCCCTCCGCGCCGACCTGGAGGACGGGTCGTGA